The Tenebrio molitor chromosome 3, icTenMoli1.1, whole genome shotgun sequence genome contains a region encoding:
- the LOC138126749 gene encoding luciferin 4-monooxygenase-like isoform X1, producing the protein MKNLKKNRQRTMSDLVKVGPPDNQELPKKSLGAIYLERIKKWNANRVATIEWTGEELNYGQLLQSTVKLATQMTKLGVKKGDVITILSPNSTRFILTILAGFCIGAKMNLLNPEYTPGELKHFFKVCHPVLVFCTANVLGNVLQLKECFSSNVILYDTETVDDFKNFDKFVEQGTFDPGFTPTKLDPKEHVAFILTSSGTTGFPKCVQLSHANFRVALLYGGDPYFLDINENERILALLPFFHIFGMGITLAGVLYGAKLVILEKFVPDRFLSLIQKHRITKLYAVPPVLLFLVKSPLVQKYDLSSITDVLCGAAAVNKETEDLVETQFKISCVRQIYGMTELCGAATVIPRNSKKHGSSGQVIMGHQIKICDPESGKVLGVKEVGELRVKGDGVMKGYLGNDKETEEAFDEEGYLKSGDLGYYDDEGFFFIVDRLKEIIKYKGFQVSPAELESLLIQHPAVKDAGVIGIPDERAGELPVAFVVKQPNQNVTEEELVRYIAENVCAQKRLSGGVRFIEEIPKSSSGKILRRKLKELL; encoded by the exons atgaaaaatttaaaaaaaa ATCGTCAACGCACCATGAGTGACTTGGTGAAAGTGGGACCTCCGGATAACCAAGAGCTTCCCAAAAAATCATTGGGAGCCATATATCTCGAGAGAATAAAGAAATGGAACGCCAACAGAGTCGCCACA ATTGAATGGACAGGTGAAGAACTGAATTACGGACAACTCTTACAGTCGACTGTTAAATTAGCAACGCAAATGACCAAATTGGGAGTGAAGAAAGGCGACGTCATTACCATCTTGTCCCCAAATAGTACGAGATTCATCTTGACAATCCTTGCAGGATTCTGCATTGGGGCAAAAATGAATCTACTCAATCCGGAGTACACTCCAG gagAACTGAAGCATTTCTTTAAGGTTTGTCACCCAGTTTTGGTCTTCTGCACAGCAAATGTTTTAGGAAATGTTCTCCAGCTGAAGGAATGTTTTTCCTCCAACGTCATACTTTACGACACCGAAACTGTAGATGACTTCaaaaactttgacaaatttgtaGAACAGGGTACATTCGATCCCGGCTTTACTCCCACCAAGCTCGACCCCAAAGAACACGTCGCTTTCATTTTGACCTCTTCGGGCACAACAGGCTTTCCAAAATGTGTTCAACTATCACACGCCAACTTCAGAGTCGCTTTGCTCTACGGCGGAGATCCTTATTTTCTGGATATCAACGAAAACGAGAGGATTCTGGCGCTTCTTCCGTTTTTCCACATCTTTGGGATGGGTATTACCCTTGCTGGAGTTTTGTACGGAGCAAAATTagtaattttggaaaaattcgtTCCCGATCGCTTTTTGAGTCTAATCCAAAAGCACAGAATCACGAAACTGTACGCTGTACCTCCAGTTCTTCTGTTCTTGGTGAAGAGTCCTCTGGTGCAAAAATACGATTTGTCGTCTATCACAGACGTGTTGTGTGGAGCAGCTGCCGTCAACAAAGAGACAGAAGATTTGGTAGAGACGCAATTCAAGATTAGTTGTGTTCGACAAATTTATGGCATGACAGAACTATGTGGAGCAGCTACTGTGATTCCTAGGAACTCGAAGAAACATGGATCTTCGGGACAAGTTATAATGGGACATCAGATTAAAATATGCGACCCTGAAAGTGGTAAAGTTTTGGGTGTGAAGGAGGTTGGAGAGTTGAGGGTCAAAGGTGATGGTGTGATGAAGGGTTATCTGGGCAATGACAAAGAAACCGAAGAGGCGTTCGACGAGGAGGGATATTTGAAAAGTGGTGATCTGGGATATTACGATGATGAAGGTTTCTTCTTTATTGTAGACCGTCTGAAAGAGATTATCAAGTATAAGGGTTTCCAA GTTTCACCAGCTGAACTAGAATCTCTTTTGATACAACATCCAGCAGTGAAAGACGCTGGAGTAATTGGTATACCAGACGAGAGAGCAGGCGAACTACCTGTAGCGTTCGTGGTCAAGCAACCAAATCAAAATGTGACTGAAGAAGAGCTTGTTCGTTATATTGCTG aaaatgtTTGTGCCCAGAAGCGTCTCTCTGGTGGTGTTCGATTTATTGAGGAAATTCCAAAAAGTAGTAGTGGCAAAATTTTAAGGAGAAAATTAAAGGAACtcttataa
- the LOC138126749 gene encoding luciferin 4-monooxygenase-like isoform X2, protein MTKLGVKKGDVITILSPNSTRFILTILAGFCIGAKMNLLNPEYTPGELKHFFKVCHPVLVFCTANVLGNVLQLKECFSSNVILYDTETVDDFKNFDKFVEQGTFDPGFTPTKLDPKEHVAFILTSSGTTGFPKCVQLSHANFRVALLYGGDPYFLDINENERILALLPFFHIFGMGITLAGVLYGAKLVILEKFVPDRFLSLIQKHRITKLYAVPPVLLFLVKSPLVQKYDLSSITDVLCGAAAVNKETEDLVETQFKISCVRQIYGMTELCGAATVIPRNSKKHGSSGQVIMGHQIKICDPESGKVLGVKEVGELRVKGDGVMKGYLGNDKETEEAFDEEGYLKSGDLGYYDDEGFFFIVDRLKEIIKYKGFQVSPAELESLLIQHPAVKDAGVIGIPDERAGELPVAFVVKQPNQNVTEEELVRYIAENVCAQKRLSGGVRFIEEIPKSSSGKILRRKLKELL, encoded by the exons ATGACCAAATTGGGAGTGAAGAAAGGCGACGTCATTACCATCTTGTCCCCAAATAGTACGAGATTCATCTTGACAATCCTTGCAGGATTCTGCATTGGGGCAAAAATGAATCTACTCAATCCGGAGTACACTCCAG gagAACTGAAGCATTTCTTTAAGGTTTGTCACCCAGTTTTGGTCTTCTGCACAGCAAATGTTTTAGGAAATGTTCTCCAGCTGAAGGAATGTTTTTCCTCCAACGTCATACTTTACGACACCGAAACTGTAGATGACTTCaaaaactttgacaaatttgtaGAACAGGGTACATTCGATCCCGGCTTTACTCCCACCAAGCTCGACCCCAAAGAACACGTCGCTTTCATTTTGACCTCTTCGGGCACAACAGGCTTTCCAAAATGTGTTCAACTATCACACGCCAACTTCAGAGTCGCTTTGCTCTACGGCGGAGATCCTTATTTTCTGGATATCAACGAAAACGAGAGGATTCTGGCGCTTCTTCCGTTTTTCCACATCTTTGGGATGGGTATTACCCTTGCTGGAGTTTTGTACGGAGCAAAATTagtaattttggaaaaattcgtTCCCGATCGCTTTTTGAGTCTAATCCAAAAGCACAGAATCACGAAACTGTACGCTGTACCTCCAGTTCTTCTGTTCTTGGTGAAGAGTCCTCTGGTGCAAAAATACGATTTGTCGTCTATCACAGACGTGTTGTGTGGAGCAGCTGCCGTCAACAAAGAGACAGAAGATTTGGTAGAGACGCAATTCAAGATTAGTTGTGTTCGACAAATTTATGGCATGACAGAACTATGTGGAGCAGCTACTGTGATTCCTAGGAACTCGAAGAAACATGGATCTTCGGGACAAGTTATAATGGGACATCAGATTAAAATATGCGACCCTGAAAGTGGTAAAGTTTTGGGTGTGAAGGAGGTTGGAGAGTTGAGGGTCAAAGGTGATGGTGTGATGAAGGGTTATCTGGGCAATGACAAAGAAACCGAAGAGGCGTTCGACGAGGAGGGATATTTGAAAAGTGGTGATCTGGGATATTACGATGATGAAGGTTTCTTCTTTATTGTAGACCGTCTGAAAGAGATTATCAAGTATAAGGGTTTCCAA GTTTCACCAGCTGAACTAGAATCTCTTTTGATACAACATCCAGCAGTGAAAGACGCTGGAGTAATTGGTATACCAGACGAGAGAGCAGGCGAACTACCTGTAGCGTTCGTGGTCAAGCAACCAAATCAAAATGTGACTGAAGAAGAGCTTGTTCGTTATATTGCTG aaaatgtTTGTGCCCAGAAGCGTCTCTCTGGTGGTGTTCGATTTATTGAGGAAATTCCAAAAAGTAGTAGTGGCAAAATTTTAAGGAGAAAATTAAAGGAACtcttataa
- the LOC138127298 gene encoding luciferin 4-monooxygenase-like: MSDLVKMGPPDNQELPKKSLGAIYFERIKKWNANRVVLIDWTGEELTYGQLLQSTVKLATQMTKLGVRKDDVVTILSPNSTKFILTVLAGFFIGAKVNSLNPDYTPGELKHFFEVCHPVLIFCTARSLGSILELKDCSSVNIILYDTETVDDVENFDKFVEAGTFDPGFSPTKLDPNEDVALILTSSGTTGFPKCVQLTHASFRVTMIYTRDPYFIDVNENERILAFLPFFHILGLGSTLAGILYGAKLVILEKFVPERFLSLIQNHRVTKLFAVPPILLFLVKSPLVQKYDLSSITDVLCGSATVTKETEDLIEAQLNIHCVRQVYGMTEICGAATVIPKNSKKHGSCGQVVTGQQIKICDPETGKALGAGEVGELRVKGGGVMKGYLGKEKETEEAFDEEGYLKSGDLGYYDDEGFFFIVDRLKEIIKYKGFQVSPAELESLLISHPAVKDVAVIGMPDERAGELPVAFVVKQPNENVTEEEIVRYIAEHVSVQKRLSGGVRFIEEIPKSSSGKILRKKLKELL, from the exons ATGAGTGATTTGGTGAAGATGGGACCTCCGGATAACCAAGAGCTTCCCAAAAAATCATTGGGAGCAATATATTTCGAGAGAATAAAGAAATGGAATGCCAACAGAGTCGTCCTA ATTGATTGGACAGGTGAGGAACTGACTTATGGACAACTCTTACAGTCGACTGTTAAATTAGCAACGCAAATGACCAAATTGGGAGTGAGGAAAGACGACGTTGTTACCATATTGTCTCCGAATAGTACGAAATTCATCTTGACAGTCCTTGCAGGATTTTTCATTGGGGCAAAAGTGAATTCACTCAATCCGGACTACACTCCAG gCGAACTGAAGCATTTCTTTGAGGTTTGTCACCCAGTTTTGATCTTTTGCACAGCAAGGTCTTTAGGAAGTATTCTCGAGCTGAAAGATTGTTCCTCTGTTAACATCATTCTTTACGACACCGAAACTGTAGATGACGTCGaaaactttgacaaatttgtaGAAGCGGGTACTTTTGATCCTGGATTTAGTCCCACCAAGCTCGACCCCAACGAAGACGTCGCTTTGATTTTGACCTCTTCGGGCACAACAGGCTTTCCAAAATGTGTCCAGCTAACTCACGCCAGCTTCAGAGTCACGATGATCTACACCAGAGATCCTTACTTCATTGACGTCAATGAAAACGAGAGGATTCTGGCGTTTCTTCCGTTTTTCCACATCTTAGGGCTCGGCAGCACTCTTGCTGGCATTCTATACGGAGCAAAATTAGTAATTCTGGAAAAATTCGTCCCCGAGCGCTTCTTGAGTCTCATCCAAAACCACAGAGTGACAAAACTGTTCGCAGTACCTCCTATTCTTCTGTTCTTGGTGAAGAGTCCTCTGGTGCAAAAATACGATTTGTCCTCTATCACCGACGTGCTTTGCGGATCAGCTACCGTGACCAAAGAGACAGAAGATTTGATAGAGGCGCAACTGAACATCCATTGTGTTCGACAAGTTTATGGTATGACAGAAATATGTGGAGCAGCTACCGTGATTCCTAAGAACTCGAAGAAACACGGATCTTGCGGACAAGTAGTAACGGGACAGCAGATTAAAATATGCGATCCTGAAACTGGTAAAGCTTTGGGTGCGGGTGAGGTTGGAGAGTTGAGGGTCAAAGGTGGTGGGGTGATGAAGGGTTATCTGGGTAAGGAGAAAGAAACTGAAGAGGCGTTCGACGAGGAAGGATATTTGAAAAGTGGTGACCTGGGATATTACGATGATGAAGGTTTCTTCTTTATTGTAGATCGTCTGAAAGAGATTATCAAGTACAAGGGTTTCCAA GTTTCACCAGCTGAACTGGAAAGTCTTCTGATATCACATCCAGCAGTGAAAGACGTTGCAGTAATTGGAATGCCAGACGAGAGAGCAGGCGAATTACCTGTAGCGTTCGTGGTAAAGCAACCAAACGAAAATGTCACTGAAGAAGAGATTGTTCGTTACATTGCTG AACATGTTTCTGTCCAGAAGCGTCTCTCTGGAGGGGTTCGATTTATTGAGGAAATTCCAAAAAGTAGTAGTGgcaaaattttaagaaaaaaattaaaggaacTACTATAA
- the LOC138126456 gene encoding luciferin 4-monooxygenase-like encodes MSDLVKMGPLDNQELPKKSLGAIFFEKIKKWDANRVAIVDWTGEELNYGHLLQSTVKLATQMTKLGVKKGDVITILSPNSTKFILTVLAGFYVGAKVNLLNPDYTLGELKHFCEVCHPVLIFCTAKSLENVFELRNCVSVDIILYDTETVDDVENFDKLIEACTFDPGFSPTKLDPKEDVALILTSSGTTGFPKSVQLTHASLRVTMLYSGDPYFLDVNENERILSFLPFFHMFGIGITLAGILYGAKLVILEKFVPDRFLSLIQKHRITKLYAVPPILLFLVKSPLVQKYDLSSITDVLCGAATVTKETEDLVEAQLNIHCVRQIYGMTEVSGGATVIPKNLKKPGSSGQVVTGHQIKICDPESGKALGVNEVGELRIKGDGVMKGYLSKEIETEEAFDEEGFFKSGDLGYYDDEGFFFIVDRLKEIIKYKGFQVSPAELESLLIQHPAVKDAGVIGIPDEKAGELPVAFVVKQPNQDVTEEEIVCYIAENVSVQKRLSGGVRFIEEIPKSSSGKILRKKLKELL; translated from the exons ATGAGTGATTTGGTGAAAATGGGACCTCTGGATAACCAAGAGCTTCCCAAAAAATCATTGGGAGctatatttttcgagaaaataaagaaatgggACGCCAACAGAGTCGCCATA GTTGATTGGACAGGTGAAGAACTGAATTACGGACATCTCTTACAGTCGACTGTTAAATTAGCAACGCAAATGACCAAACTGGGAGTGAAGAAAGGCGACGTTATTACCATATTGTCCCCAAATAgtacaaaattcattttgacaGTCCTTGCAGGATTTTACGTTGGGGCAAAAGTGAATTTACTCAATCCGGACTACACTCTAG gagAACTGAAACATTTCTGTGAGGTTTGTCACCCAGTTTTGATCTTCTGCACAGCAAAGTCTTTAGAAAACGTTTTCGAGCTGAGAAATTGTGTTTCCGTTGACATCATTCTTTACGACACCGAAACTGTAGATGACGTCGAAAACTTTGACAAACTAATAGAAGCGTGTACTTTTGATCCCGGATTTAGTCCCACCAAGCTCGACCCCAAAGAAGACGTCGCTTTGATTTTGACCTCTTCAGGCACAACAGGCTTTCCAAAAAGTGTCCAGCTAACTCACGCCAGCTTGAGAGTCACGATGCTCTACAGCGGAGATCCTTACTTTCTGGATGTCAACGAAAACGAGAGGATTCTGTCGTTTCTTCCGTTTTTCCATATGTTTGGGATCGGCATTACTCTTGCGGGCATTCTGTACGGAGCAAAATTagtaattttggaaaaattcgtTCCCGATCGCTTCTTGAGTCTGATCCAAAAGCACAGAATCACGAAATTGTACGCTGTACCTCCTATTCTTCTGTTCTTGGTGAAGAGTCCTCTGGTGCAAAAATATGATTTGTCGTCTATCACCGACGTGTTATGCGGAGCAGCTACCGTGACCAAAGAGACAGAAGATTTGGTAGAGGCGCAACTGAACATCCATTGTGTTCGACAAATTTATGGTATGACGGAAGTATCTGGAGGGGCTACTGTGATTCCTAAGAACTTGAAAAAACCCGGATCTTCGGGACAAGTTGTAACGGGACATCAGATTAAAATATGCGACCCTGAAAGTGGTAAAGCCTTGGGTGTGAATGAGGTTGGAGAGTTGAGAATCAAGGGTGATGGGGTGATGAAGGGTTATCTGAGTAAGGAGATAGAAACTGAAGAGGCGTTCGACGAGGAAGGATTTTTCAAAAGTGGTGATCTGGGATATTACGATGATGAAGGTTTCTTCTTTATTGTAGATCGCCTGAAAGAGATTATCAAGTATAAGGGTTTCCAA GTTTCACCAGCTGAACTGGAAAGTCTTCTGATACAACACCCAGCAGTGAAAGACGCTGGAGTAATTGGTATACCAGACGAGAAAGCAGGCGAACTACCTGTAGCGTTCGTGGTCAAGCAACCAAATCAAGATGTGACTGAAGAAGAGATTGTTTGCTACATTGCTG aaaatGTTTCTGTCCAGAAGCGTCTCTCTGGAGGTGTTCGATTTATTGAAGAAATTCCAAAAAGTAGTAGTGgcaaaattttaagaaaaaaattaaaggaacTGCTATAA
- the LOC138126538 gene encoding luciferin 4-monooxygenase-like, giving the protein MSDLVKMGPPDNQELPKKSLGVIYFEKIKKWNANRVAIVDWTGEELNYGHLLQSTVKLATQMTKLGVKKGDVITILSPNSTKFILTVLAGFYIGAKVNSLNPDYTPGELKHFFEICHPVLIFCTAKSLENVLELKNCFPVDIILYDTETVDEAENFDKLIEGGTFDPGFSPTKLDPKEDVALILTSSGTTGFPKSVQLTHASLRVTMLYGGDRYFLDVNENERILAFLPFFHIFGIGLTLAGILYGAKLVILEKFVPDRFLNLIQKHRITTLYAVPPILLFLVKSPLVQKYDLSSITDVLCGAATVTKETEDLVEAQLKINCVRQIYGMTEVSGGATVIPKNSKKHGSSGQVIMGHQIKICDPESGKVLGVNEVGELRVKGDGVMKGYLGNDKETEEAFDEEGFFKSGDLGYYDDEGFFFIVDRLKEIIKYKGFQVSPAELESLLIQHPAVKDAGVIGIPDEKAGELPVAFVVKQPNQDVTEEEIVRYIAENVSVQKRLSGGVRFIEEIPKGSSGKILRRKLKELL; this is encoded by the exons ATGAGTGATTTGGTGAAAATGGGACCTCCGGATAACCAAGAGCTtcccaaaaaatctttgggaGTCATATATTTcgagaaaataaagaaatggaACGCCAACAGAGTCGCCATA GTTGATTGGACAGGTGAAGAACTGAATTACGGACATCTCTTACAGTCGACTGTTAAATTAGCAACGCAAATGACCAAATTGGGAGTGAAGAAAGGCGACGTTATTACCATATTGTCCCCAAATAGTACGAAATTCATCTTAACAGTCCTTGCAGGATTTTACATTGGGGCAAAAGTGAATTCACTCAATCCGGACTACACTCCAG gaGAACTGAAGCATTTCTTTGAGATTTGTCACCCAGTTTTGATCTTCTGCACAGCAAAGTCTTTAGAAAACGTTCTCGAgctcaaaaattgttttcccgTTGACATCATTCTTTACGACACCGAAACTGTAGATGAGGCCGAAAACTTTGACAAACTAATAGAAGGGGGTACTTTTGATCCCGGATTTAGTCCCACCAAACTCGACCCCAAAGAAGACGTCGCTTTAATTTTGACCTCTTCGGGCACAACAGGCTTTCCAAAAAGTGTCCAGCTAACTCACGCCAGCTTGAGAGTCACGATGCTCTACGGCGGAGATCGTTACTTTCTGGATGTCAACGAAAACGAGAGGATTCTGGCGTTTCTTCCGTTTTTCCATATCTTTGGGATCGGCCTTACTCTTGCGGGCATTCTGTACGGAGCAAAATTagtaattttggaaaaattcgtCCCCGATCGCTTCTTGAATCTGATCCAAAAGCACAGAATCACGACACTGTACGCTGTACCTCCTATTCTTCTGTTCTTGGTGAAGAGTCCTCTGGTGCAAAAATATGATTTGTCGTCTATCACCGACGTGTTATGCGGAGCTGCTACCGTGACCAAAGAAACAGAAGATTTGGTAGAGGCGCAGCTGAAGATTAATTGTGTTCGACAAATTTATGGTATGACGGAAGTATCTGGAGGGGCTACTGTGATTCCTAAGAACTCGAAGAAACATGGATCTTCGGGACAAGTTATAATGGGACATCAGATTAAAATATGCGACCCAGAAAGTGGTAAAGTTTTGGGTGTAAATGAGGTTGGAGAGTTGAGGGTCAAAGGTGATGGGGTGATGAAGGGTTATCTGGGCAATGACAAAGAAACTGAAGAGGCGTTCGACGAGGAAGGATTTTTCAAAAGTGGTGATCTGGGATATTACGATGATGAAGGTTTCTTCTTTATTGTAGATCGTCTGAAAGAGATTATCAAGTATAAGGGTTTCCAA GTTTCACCAGCTGAACTGGAGAGTCTTCTGATACAACACCCAGCAGTGAAAGACGCTGGAGTAATTGGTATACCAGACGAGAAAGCAGGCGAACTGCCTGTGGCGTTCGTGGTCAAGCAACCAAATCAAGATGTGACCGAAGAAGAGATTGTTCGTTACATTGCTG AAAATGTTTCTGTCCAGAAGCGTCTCTCTGGAGGGGTTCGATTTATTGAGGAAATTCCAAAAGGTAGTAGTGGCAAAATTTTAAGGAGAAAATTAAAGGAActgttataa